A window of Chryseobacterium sp. IHB B 17019 genomic DNA:
TCTGCTGCGTTACTTGGATAAGCGATTTTAATTCCTTTAATATTAGCTAAAATGCTTTCAACACTTCCGCTATGGTAAGGACCGCCACCTCCGTAAGCACCAATTGGAACACGGATGATATTGCTAACAGGGAATTTACCCTGACTTAGGTAACTAGATTTTGAAATTTCAGTAATTAACTGATTGATTCCCGGATAAATATAATCTGCAAACTGTACTTCAACAATAGGTTTTAAGCCAACAGCACTCATACCCGTTGTAGAACCAATAATATAAGCCTCCTGAATCGCTGTATTGAAAACTCTCTTGCTCCCGAATTTCTTTCCTAAAGTCACCGTTTCACGGAAAACTCCACCAATTCTTTCTCCAACATCCTGTCCGTACAATAATGCTTCGGGATGTTTCCACATGATTTCCTGAATGGCATGGATTGCGGCGTCAACCATTACAATTTTTTCACCACCTTCCGGCTCGCGGGTTCCCACTTCTTCCGTAATCGGAGTCGGTACGAAAATGTGCTGCATTACCGTTTCAGGCTTTGGATCTTCTGCTTTTTGAGCTCTTTCGAATGCTTCTTCAGCTTCTAATCTTGCCTTTTTCGTGATTTGTTTTAATAATTCTTCGTCAGCTCCGGATTCAAGCAATTGTTTTCTAAGAATTTCTCCCGGATCTTTTGCTCTATGTTTTGTTAAATCTTCCTCATCTCTATAGAATTCTCTTCTTACGCCGGAAGTATGATGACCAATTAAAACTGTTTTTGCACAGACAACTAAAGGTTTTCTTTCGGTTCGTACAAAATCGACAGCTTTTTTCATGACTTCAAAGCTTTCAACGAAATCAGTTCCGTCTACTCTCATTCGGCTTAAACCAACAAATCCGGCTACAAAATCGTAAGCATCGCAGGTCCTGGCTTCTTCCTTAGTTACGGAAATTCCCCATTCGTTATCCTGAACAAGGAAAATGATAGGAAGCTGGTGTAAAGCTGCAAACTGAAGGGCTTCACTCACTTCACCTTCCGTCACGGAATTGTCTCCGAGGCTGCAAACAACAACAGGGTTGTTTTCAAATTGCTGAAGATTAAAATCCTGAATATATTTTATTCCCTGTGCAACACCAGTGGTTGGAATGGTCTGCATTCCCGTTGCGGAACTTTGATGAATGATTTTTGGTTTGTTTTCATCCCTGCTCGAAGGGTGGGAGTAATAAGATCTACCTCCTGAAAAAGGATCGTCAGCTTTTGCCAATAGCTGCAACATTAATTGATAAGGCTCGAAACCTATCCCTAAAAGAATGCTTTCGTCTCTGTAATAAGGAGAAACCCAGTCTTCTTTTTTTAGCTGATAAGCCGTTGCCAACTGAATTGCTTCATGACCTCTTGAAGTACTATGAACGTATTTGGTAACATTTCTGTTTTCTTCGTAAATGTCTGCCATTGCTTTTGCAAGCATCATATGGTTGTAAGCCTTAAGCAAGATATCCTGAGAAACTTTCTCGTGAAGTGTATTTTCCATAGAAAGCAAAGATAAGCAAAAAAACAAAATGCTAACAACTGTTAGCATTTTGTAATTATTTATTTAAATTATCTATTATTCTTTGATCACTTTTTTAGTAATAACATCTTTATCAGTTCTTACCTCAATGATGTAAATTCCTTTTACATAAGATGATAAGTCTAATGAAGTTTCATCAGAATTAATGATTCCGTTCTGTAATTTCTTACCGGACAGGTCATAAACAGCAAAAGACGATTTTTTTGGAGCTTTCAATACTTTTACCATATCTTTTGTAATTGTTGGGGCAATCGTAATTCCACTTAGGTCTACTGCTTCATTTGTTCCTAAAACATGCTGAATAAGCCCCGTAACAATAATACTGTAATTTTGAGGAGCATTTGCACCTGCATTATTTTTAAGAGTTCCCTTATTTGAAACTTCAATTCTGTAGCTTCTTCCGAGAAGTGGCGCATCAATGACAACCTGTTCTACATTATCAACTGTATTGTCTCCTTTTGTAGCTGGTGCCATCGGTGCATTGGCATTCAGTTTCCAAGGATAATAAATGGTATTGTCGGTAGTGTCAATAATTCTTACATCCAAATCATTAACAAGTCTGGAAGTTCTATTGTTGTAGGCATCATTCCATGTTGTGCCTGAAGGGATAACAAACTCCGGATCAATCCAGGAAATGGTAACTTTAAGAGGCTCAGTCCCACCTATAACAGTCTTTTGGTTTACCGTGCCGCTAATCAGGGTTTCATCATTAAATATAATGGAAGTGGCGTATTTCATTAGCAATAATTCTGCCCCTTTTTTAGCATTTATATATCCCCAGCCGTTCCATGGATCAGGGCCTACTGTTCCTGCTTCGGATGCGGAGTGTATCATCAATGCTTTTGCAGATGCGGCATTAAGTTCAAAAGTTGGAAACAATTGTTTGTACATCTGCATCCAAAGCCCTATAATACCGGTAACTATTGGAGCAGAAAATGAAGTTCCACTGCCTATATCCGCTCCTTGACTTCCTGTGGTATTTTGTACTGTGGATGCGTGTGCCACATCAGTTCCTGTAGTAATGATATCAGGTTTAATACCGCCGTCATCTCTTGGTCCTGCACTACTGTAGCTGGATTTTATTACATCGGAAGCTGATGTATATCTATTATCTGCAGTAGTGAGAATATCTGATGCTCCCACAACAATGATGTTTTTAGCAAGTGATCCTGTTCCAATACAGTCATATCCTTGGGCACAGTTATTTTGTGGTACTACATCTGTGGCAGCGAATTGTACAGCATTACCACTACTGTTCTCATAGTATTTTGGAATTGTATTTCCTGTTGGGCCCATTCCATAGGAATTTCCGGCAGATTTTACAATTACGTAGGAAGGGTTGTTGTATACTATATTATCATAATTCTGATCATTTGTAAAGTATGTTCCCTGTAAGTCAAAGGTTGTGTTTGGACTTGTAAAATCCCCATACCAGAGCCATCCATCTATATCTGTACTGTAGTTCCATCCTGGATTGGTTCCGTAAGAATGGTTTGATATTTTAGGTTGTGCAATTAAAATCTTTTGAAAAACACTGCTGGTTGTCGAGTTTCCGGACAGTGTTGTTGTAGCAAAACTATAATTATCAAAGATAGCATTCTGGGCAATTCCTCTAAAATTTACTGCACGTGTGGTTCCGTTCTGAAGAGTGAAAGTGAAAGGAAAATCCTTTGCACCGATAAAACTGGTTACAGCAGTGGCATGTGCACTGTAATTCATCGTGGATGCCTCTTTGTTACTCACTCTGTTTGGAGCATTGTTGAAAAGTACATGACCCTCGAAAGCTCTTCCTCCGTCAAAAATTGTATACTTAATATTTTCACCATTAAAAGGGCCCATTTGCCCACTACCATTCTGCAAAAAATCAGCATTAGAATTTTTTATTTGATCTAAATCATTGGCTTCATAAAAGTACGGCTTTCCACCCGGAGTAAAGCCAGCCAAATTAGCTCTCTGTTCTTCAATTTCTTTTAAAACTTCGGGTGTCTTTGAGTATCCATATTTTTTGGCAATATAAGCATCAAATTTTGCGAAATTTTCTTTATTTTGTTTCTCAAAAGCTTGGTTTAACTTGTCATTATTTTGGGCACTAAATAAATTTATCGCCAAAGTACTTACCAAGAGTATACTTTTCCTCATAAATTAAATTTTTAATACTAATACTGACAAATATATATCTGTAAACAATTATTTGCGAATAATATAGGTTAAAAGTTTATTTTTTGTATCAATTAGCTAATATTGAAGTTTTACTATGAAAAATTTTTATTTTTATTATAAATTTGGTTTATAATTTTCTTATTTGTTGAATGGTATCAATAGACAGAATTGTTTAATTGCTATAAGATTGAATTCGAAAAAATGGAGTAACTTTACATTTTCTTTTTAAATTAAAAGCTAGAAAAATTACATGTATTTAGTTTTTGACACAGAAACCACAGGTTTACCAAAGAATTTCAACGCTCCGCTTTCAGATTCAGACAACTGGCCAAGAATGGTTCAGATTGCATGGCAACTGCATGACGACGACGGAACTTTAATTGAAAATCAGGATTATATTATAAAACCGGAAGGGTACGACATTCCCTTCAATGCCGCGAGAATTCACGGGATCACTACAAAAATCGCTAATGAAGAAGGACGAGATCTGCAGGAAGTTTTAGAAGAATTTGCAACAGTTTTAGAAAAAGTAAGAGTGGTTTCCGGACACAATGTTGAGTTTGATTACAACATTGTCGGAGCCGAGTTTTACCGGAAAAATATCAAAGACAGCCTTCAGGAAAAGCCGAGAGCGGATACCATGATTCTGGGTACAAATTACTGTCAGCTCGGAGGCGGAAAAAACGGAAGATACAAATCTCCGAAACTGGAAGAACTTTACGAAAAATTATACGGAAATAAGTTTGATGAAGCCCACAATGCTGCAGCGGACGTAAATGCAACCGCCCAGGTTTTCTTTGAAATGATGAGAATCGGAGTAATTCCGTCTGAAGTGTTGAAAATTTCAGAAGATCAACTTACTTATTTCAAAACGCTTTATCCGGACCCGATCAAGCCCTTCAATATTGTTATCAGAAGGCAGGTTGCGGATTTTCATAACAAGAAAAAGCAACAGGATTTTGGAAGTATTGACGAGATTGATCTTGGAAAGTATTTCAACTTCGACAATCACAGTGTATTTTCAACTTTATCGGCAACTTCCAGCATTAATGATTTAATTAAAAAAGCTTCGGATGATAATTTCCCAGCCGTCGGAATGGTGGATTTGGGGAATATGATGGGTGCTTTCAAATTCGTTTCTGCAGTGGAAGGAGCGAATGGTGACAGAGCTAAAAAGCATAAAGAATATTTAGCCAAAAAGCAGGAAGCAGAAGAGAAAGGAGAAGAGTTCAATGAAGAAGAACCTGTTTCCGAACCGTTGATTCCCGTTGTAGGATGTGAGTTTTATATTTCAGACCGTTACGAGCAAAAACAGTTTACCAAAGATGATCCGGACAGAAGAACGCAGGTTGTTTTGCTGGCCAAAGATTTTAACGGATATAAAAATTTAGCCAAACTTTCGAGTATTGGATTTTTAAAAGGATTCTATTTCGGAGTTCCGAGGATTAGCCGCGATCTTATTGCTCAATATAAAGAAGGCGTGATTGCTTTAACATCAGGAATTAATGGAGATATTCCCGATGCGATTTTAAATACCGGTGAACAAAAAGGGGAGGAGCTTTTCAGGTGGTGGAAAGAAACTTTTCAGGAGGATTTTTATGTTCAGATTCAAAATCACAAATTACCCGAAGAAGAGCATTTAAATGATGTTTTATTACATTTTGCCGATAAATATAACGTTAAAATTTTAGCTCAGAACGAAACTTATTACACCAATAAAGAAGATGCTAATATTCAGGATATTGTAAGCTGTATTAAAGATGGTGAAAAGCTATCGACTCCGGTTGGGAAAGGTTTTGGAAAGAGAAGAGGTCTTTCAACGGGAGAGTATTATATTAAAAATTCTGAGGAAATAAAAGAGGCTTTTCTAGCTTATCCGGATGCTTTTGAAGCGTACGAAGAGTTTTTTGCTAAATTTAAACCTTACACCTTAAAAAGAGACGTTCTCCTTCCGAAATTCGACATTCCGACGGAATTTATTCACGCTGAAGATGAGGTTGATGGTGGAAAGCGTGGTGAGATGGCGTATTTGACGTATTTAACGTATGAAGGAGCCAAAAAACGCTACGTAGAAACCGGAATTACCGATGAAATAAAGGAACGTCTTGATTTCGAGCTTGAAGTTATTGCCAATACAGGGTATCCCGGTTACTTTTTGATTGTACAGGATTTCTGTAACGAAGCCCGAAACATGGGAGTTTGGGTTGGTCCTGGAAGGGGTTCTGCTGCAGGTTCAGCAGTGGCTTACTGTATCGGAATTACCAATGTAGATCCTATTAAGTACGATCTCCTTTTTGAGAGATTCCTGAATCCGGAAAGGGTTTCCATGCCCGATATTGATATCGATTTTGACGATGAAGGACGGGATAGAGTTATCAAATGGGTTATCGATAAATACGGCCAAAATCAGGTGGCACAGATCATTACTTATTCGGTTCTGGGTGGAAAATCTGCCATTAAAGATGCCGGAAGGGTTCTTGATCTCCCGATTCCCGACACTAATAATATTGCAAAGCTTATTCCTTCCACACCCGGGATGAACATTGCAAAAGCTTTAACAAAATATGATAAATTAAGGCCGGAAGAGCAAATGCTTGTCGATGAGATGAGGTTTGTTCTCGATAGCCCGGGAGATCCGCGTCACGATGTTTTGGCGAGTGCCAGAAAAATGGAAGGTTGTATCAGAAATACAGGAATCCATGCTTGTGGAGTTATTATCACGCCGGAAGATGTGAGTAATCTGGTTCCGGTGACGATTGCCGCGAAAGATGCTGATATTTTGGTGTCTCAGTTTGATAACTCGGTGGCGGAAAGTGCGGGTCTTTTGAAGATGGACTTTCTGGGTCTCAGGACTTTAACGATTATTAAAGATGCTTTAAAATTAGTAAAAGCAAGACATGATGTTGATATCAACCCGGATGAGATTCCGCTTGATGATAACAAGACGTATCAGTTATTTAAAGAAGGAAGAACGGTAGGGATTTTCCAGTATGAAAGTCCCGGGATGCAAAAATACATGAGAGAGCTTAAGCCAACGGTTTTTGCCGATCTTATTGCCATGAATGCCTTGTACCGTCCGGGTCCGATAAAATATATTCCGAATTTTATTAACAGAAAACACGGAATTGAAGAAATTGTTTACGATTTACCGGAAACGGAAGAATATTTAAAGGAAACCTACGGAATTACCGTATACCAGGAGCAGGTAATGCTTTTATCCCAAAAATTGGCCAACTTTACAAAAGGTGAAGCCGATACGCTGAGAAAAGCGATGGGTAAAAAGCAGATCGATGTTCTGAATAAAATGTACCCAAAATTCATTGAAGGCGGAAGAAAAAATAATCTTAATGAAGAAAGATTAGAGAAAATCTGGAACGACTGGAAAGCGTTTGCAGAATATGCTTTCAATAAATCTCACTCAACCTGTTATGCGTTAATTGCCTATCAGACCGCATTTCTGAAGGCGAATTATCCGGCGGAATACATGGCAAGTGTGATGAGTAATAACATCAACAATACGGATTCCATCACCATGTTCATGGAGGATTGTAAGAGTATTGGTGTTGATGTTTTGGGTCCTGATGTGAATGAATCTCAATATAAATTCTCCGTAAACGAAAAAGGCCAGATCCGTTTTGGTTTGGGAGCGATTAAAGGAATCGGGGAAGGGCCGAGTGAAGCGATTACGAGGGAAAGAGCCAATGGCAGATTCAAAAATATTTATGACTTTTTTGAGAGGATTCCACCTTCTCAGATGAATAAAAGAGTAGCGGAAAGTTTAGTGTTGGCGGGGGCTTTTGATGAACTGGACAGTTTCCACAGAGGTCAGTATTTTGATATTGATATGGCGGGAAGAACCAATCTTGAAAGGTTGATCCGATACGGACAAAGCTTCCAGGAAAGCAAAAATGAGATGGAAAACTCCCTTTTTGCAGATTTTGCGGAGGAAGTTCAGATCGAGCAGCCAAAATTAGCACCTTGCCCGGAATGGCCGAACATGCATAAGCTTAATAAAGAGAAGGAAATCATCGGGTTCTATCTTTCTGCGCATCCGTTGGATGAATTTAAATTTCAGTTCCAGTTTATACAGGGTCAGCTTTCTAAAAAAGCAGTTTTGGAGAAGGAAGAAGAGGTGAAACTGGTGGTAGATGAAGCTCCGATTTTGGAGGCTGATGTTATTGAAGATGTTGCAGATCTTGTAGAAATAATTTCCGATGAATTGCTGACCGGCGAAGAAGAGATTATAGAAGAAGTCACGAAAAAAGCAGAGCCGAAAGGAGTTTTTCAGTTTTTAAATTTAGATGAAGTGGATGCTTATAAAGAGCAGGCTTTTGCCAATAAGCAGGAAGAATTATTTGAAGAAAAGAAAAAAGACTGGAAAACCATACAGAAAGAAAGAGAAAACGGCGGTGGCGGAAAAGAATATACCGTTGCAGGTTTGATCACTGAATATCGTGTTCAGGATGGCTTCAGAAGCGGAGAAAAGGTGGCTTTTGTGACGCTTGAAGACTATTCGGGATCATATTCTTTCAGGTTGGGTGACAGAGATTATATGAAATTGAAGGAGAAGCTTGAGGTTCAAAGATTTGTTATTTTTAAAATCAAATTTGCTCAGGTAAAGGATGGCCGGGTTTTCGTAAACGTAAATGACGTTATTGAGCTTCAGGAAGCATTTGAAAGGTTTGCGAAAAGTATTTCCTTAGTAATGGATGTGATGGATTTCAGGCCTGAGGACCTTACTTTTTTCAGGAATGTTCTGGAGAAAAACCAGGGAAATCAGAAGTTGAAGTTTTATATAAAAAATATTGCTGATGATTCCAGGGTTGAACATCTGGAGGTACAGTCGATGAAGCATTCTGTGAATCTGAATGGAGATCTGATTAAAGAAATTCAGTTGCTTAACAAATATGAGTTTTATTTGAATTAAGAAAATTTTTCGCTTAAATAGAATATAAAAGTGGCTTATTTTAAGTCACTTTTTATTTTGAATAAATTTAAATTATAATAAACTTAAAAATTGTTAATAAGTTTTTGCGAGAATTTTAAAGGGAGAAAAATGTGGTAGGTAAAAGTGGAGTTATTTTGTAATGCATTGACTTTTAATTGTTTAAAAATTGTCAAATATTTGTGATTTATATAAATAAATTTAATTTGTTGCTTTTAATTATTAATCAAACGTTTATTTTGTTGATATATTATTAGTTAAATTAACGTTTTTGTATATTTTATTTAATAATTTTTATAAATTTACCACGTGAAATTCAATATTCCTTATTTATGAAAAAACTAAATTTACTCTTTTTATTTTTGACATGTATGTTGGCTTGTCAATTGTATCAGGGACAGGCTTATCCGGTGGCAACGTGCTCATCGAATGTAGACAACATGACCTACTCAGTGATGAGAAGCAATACAATAGCAAATGAAAAACAAAGAATGGCTTTCATTATTCCTGCTTCTCAATTAAGTGATATCGCAAATGGCACGATCACTTCAACCTATTTTAAAAGAGCAACAGCTTCAGGTAGTTTAAATGCAGATACTACTTTTAAAATTTATTTAAAAAATACTTCTGCTACGGATTTTGGTTCTACCGCACCGGACTGGGCTACGGAAATAGGATCTGCAACTTTGGTGTATGACTCCAATCCTCAGACTGCGGTAGGAAGTACCTCTGGCTTTAAGCAGTTCCAGCATGCTACGAATTTTGTGTATACGGCAGGAAGCAATCTGGCTGTTTATACAGAGTATGTTCAGACTACGGCTCAGGCATCTTCCATTTTCTGGCAGTATGAATATAGCGGCCCTTGTATAAATTCTTCTAATAGCAATACGACAAAATATTTAGGTACAACAGGTACTTTCGGGGCTACGCTTACTTCTTCAAATTACAGAAGACCGGTGATTGGATTTGATGCAACTGTACCACCGCCAACAACGCCGCCTTCGTGTACAACGATTTCAGCGCCGGCGAATGCTGCGACAGGAGTTTCTTTGACACCAACAATTACTTGGGCTGCAACACCTATTACCTCAAGCTATGTCATCAATATGGGGACAACACCAGGTGGAACTAATATCCTGAACGGTGTGGATGTGGGAAATGTAACTTCTTATGCAATTCCTGCCGCGACACCTCTTACTTATTCCACGCAATATTATGTAACGGTAACTCCTAAAAATGTTGTCGGAATGGCAACAGGCTGTACGGAAAATACATTTACGACATTATCAATGCCTTGTCCTAGTGTAAGTTCACCAAGTGCATCGGCTACAGGAGTTTCTACAATTCCTACAATTGTCTGGGGTGCTGTTACGGGAGCTACGGGATACAAATTGACGGTAGGTACTACTTCGGGAGGTACAGATTTGCTAAATAATGTTGATTTGGGTAATGTTACTTCTTACGCATTCTCTGCACCTTTAAATATTTCTACAACTTATTATTATAAAGTTACAGCTTATAACGCTTCTACAAACTCAACAGGATGTACGGTAAGATCATTTACGACGACTTCTGTGCCTCCTCCTGCGAATGACAACTGTGCGGGAGCTGTGACACTGACAGTTAATCCTGATTTAGCGTGCGGAGTTACAACTTCTGCTAATACTTTAGGAGCTTCTTTATCAATGGCTGCGACACCTTGTAACGGAAACCCTGATGATGATGTTTGGTTCAAATTTGTGGCGACAAACACTGCACATACAGTGACATTATCAAATATTGTTTCTACGGGATCAACTACTGCTTCAGATATGTATTTTCAGGTATTGAGCGGAGCATGTGGTTCTCAGACGAGCTTATTGTGTTCAGATCCAAACACAAATATTGTAGGAGGACTGACACCTGGAGAAACTTATTATGTAAGAGTTTACACATATTCCGGTGCGGGATATAATACAAGCTTTAATATCTGTATCGGAACTCCACCACCGCCACCTGTAAATGACTCTTGTTCAGGAGCTATACCTTTGACGGTTGGAGGAGCATTTGCTACCAATGCAATTACTACAACTAACGTAGGAGCTGTAACGGATGGAACAACTTCTTGTCAGACAAACAGAGGAGACAACGTTTGGTATTCTGTAGTGGTGCCGGCAAGTGGAAGTATTACTATTGAAACACAGGGGGTTACGGGTTCTGGATTACTGGATACAATACTTTCCGTTCACTCAGGAACTTGTGGTTCGCTTACAAGTATTGCTTGTGATGATGACAATGGAGTAGGTAATTACTCTTTGGTTACCCTTACGGGTCAGACTCCGGGTACTACCTTATATGTAAGTGTATGGAGATATACGGGAAGTGCAGGAGGAACCAGCACAACAGGACAGTTTATGGTATCTGCTTATGATGCTTCTCTTTTAGCGACAAACGAAGTGAATAACTCTAAAAATGCTATCAAGGCATATCCAAATCCATTCTCAGATGTATTGAACATTTCAGATGTGGCTGATGTGAAAAATATTTTGGTAACTGATATTTCAGGAAGATTGGTGAAAACTATTTCAAATCCTGCTTCGGCTCTTCATTTGGGAGATTTAAAACAAGGAATGTATCTTGTGACTTTAGAAATGAAAGATGGTTCTAAACAAACGATAAAAACAATTAAAAAGTAATTTTTTAATATTTGATGTAATAATAGCGGCTGATTTTTCAGTCGCTATTTTTTTTGTAATATTTTCTACTAAAAAGGATATTTATTGATTATTTTTTTATGTTAAACTGAATAAAACCAATTTATAAGATGTTTTTATATAATCTTTAATTAGTTGATAATTAAATACTTAATTACGATAATTGAATTATTATTTATGTATAAAAATTAAATATTTGTTTAATTTTAAGAAATTAATTGTTGTTAAAGTTTAGTTACTATTAATTATTTATGAATTTTTAACATTTTTGATTGAAATTATTTATACATTTATCACCCTAATTTTATTTAACTAAGCATGAAAAAATTTCTACTCGCGTGCATGGTAGCTCTCGGAATGGGAGCATCAGCACAAATATCCTACACCTACGGTTGGGATACTACAGGCATGGGATCTTGGACAACAAGTGGTTCGGGTTCTTTCAGCAACTCTGCGACTACACCATGTAACGGTGCCGGAAGTGCAAGAGCCAATAATTATTATGCAGGATCTTCCTATCTGGTTTCACCGGCACTTACGGGAACCAACGGCGGAGATCTTACGGTTGGCTTTTCATATAAAGTAACTCAGTTTTCCAGTAATACTACAGGCGCTACTTCGGCGGATTTCGGATTGATTAATTTACAATGGTCAACTTCCAGTTCAGGTCCTTGGACTACTGCGTATACTATTGACAGTAATTCACATGTTGTTTCGGCATCTTGTGCTACAAAATCGGCTGTAATTTCAGGAGTGCCTTCTTCGGGAGATGTTTATTTGAGATTTGAAGCTAAATCAGCATTAAGCACTTCGGACAATTATGTTTATTTTGATGATGTAACGGTTTCTCAGGGTGCGGCTCCAACTTGTCTGCCTCCAACAAACCCTGTTGCATCTAATATTACTTTGACAACGGCTGATGTTTCATGGACGGCCCCGACTTCGGTACCGGGTTCAGGATATGAATATTACCTGTCAACTTCAAGTACCAACCCTACGGCTGCGACTCCTGCAACAGGAACGTCAGCTTCAACAACTAAAAGCCTTGGAAGCTTAGCTCAGAATACGGTTTATTATATTTGGGTAAGATCCGTTTGTACTACTGTTGACAAAAGCGCATGGTCACAGGCCGGATCTTTTGTTACGGGATATTGTGTGCCTACCGGGGGAAGCAGTTCTACTTCCTATTATTTGAAGACAATCAGCACGACGGGGGCTTTGTCTAATTTAATGTATACCGCAAATTCATATTCGGCTTATGTAAATAATTCTTCTACAATATTGTCAAGTTTTCCGGGAGGATCTTTCAATTATTCTTTGGCAAATTCTACAAGCTCAACATGCTATTTCTATATCTGGGTAGACTGGAATAACGATCTTGATTTTAATGATGCAGGAGAAGAAGTATTGGCAACAACTACGTATGCGGCAACTAACACAGGAACGATGACTATTCCTGCCGGTCAGGCTCTGGGTTCTTACAGAGTAAGGGTAGGGGAATCGGAATCAGGTGCGGTGACGAACTGCGGTCCTGCTCCTTATGGCAATTATGTGGATTTCACACTTAATGTTGTGGCTCCTCCTTCATGTGTTGCACCTACTGCAGTTACTGTATCAAATGCTACTACAACGCAGGCGGAAGCTTCATGGATGGCTCCGGCAACCGTTCCTGCAAATGGTTACGAGCTTTACTACAGTACAAGTGCTACTGCACCAACAGCTACAACAACACCTAGCTATACCAATATTACCGGGACTTCAAAAGTAATGACAGCTCTTGCGCCTTCTACTTCATATTATGTGTGGGTGAGATCAAAATGCAGTGGTACGGATCAAAGTGCTTGGGCGGGACCGTATCTATTCTCGACGGCCGTTACAAATGATAACTGTAGCACGCCTGTTGCTTTAACGGTAGGATCTACTTTTGATTCTAATGCGATTACAGGAACAAACAGCGGTTCAACAACGGATGAAACTCCATTGTCTTGCCAGACAAATGCTAATAATAACGTTTGGTATTCTGTAGTAGTGCCTGCATCAGGTAATCTTACAATTGAGACGAAAGGGGTTGCAGGTTCAGGATATTCGGATTCGGTGATCAATGCATTTACAGGATCTTGTGGTGCTCTTACAGGAGCAGGATGTGATGACGACAACGGGGATGCAAACTTCTCAAAACTTGTTTTAACAGGCTTGACTCCGGGATCAACATTATTGATCAGTGTATGGAGATGGAGCAACAGCTCTGTGGTAGACGGTCAGTTCCAGGTTTCAGCTTATGATGCTTCTATTCTGGCTACAAATGAGGTGAAGGATTCTAAAAATAATATTAAAGTATATCCAAACCCATTCTCAGATATATTAAATATTTCTGATGCTGCTAATGTGAAGAATGTTTTAGTAACAGATTTCTCAGGAAGAATGGTAAAAACTATTCCGAATCCGGGATCT
This region includes:
- a CDS encoding T9SS type A sorting domain-containing protein, whose amino-acid sequence is MKKLNLLFLFLTCMLACQLYQGQAYPVATCSSNVDNMTYSVMRSNTIANEKQRMAFIIPASQLSDIANGTITSTYFKRATASGSLNADTTFKIYLKNTSATDFGSTAPDWATEIGSATLVYDSNPQTAVGSTSGFKQFQHATNFVYTAGSNLAVYTEYVQTTAQASSIFWQYEYSGPCINSSNSNTTKYLGTTGTFGATLTSSNYRRPVIGFDATVPPPTTPPSCTTISAPANAATGVSLTPTITWAATPITSSYVINMGTTPGGTNILNGVDVGNVTSYAIPAATPLTYSTQYYVTVTPKNVVGMATGCTENTFTTLSMPCPSVSSPSASATGVSTIPTIVWGAVTGATGYKLTVGTTSGGTDLLNNVDLGNVTSYAFSAPLNISTTYYYKVTAYNASTNSTGCTVRSFTTTSVPPPANDNCAGAVTLTVNPDLACGVTTSANTLGASLSMAATPCNGNPDDDVWFKFVATNTAHTVTLSNIVSTGSTTASDMYFQVLSGACGSQTSLLCSDPNTNIVGGLTPGETYYVRVYTYSGAGYNTSFNICIGTPPPPPVNDSCSGAIPLTVGGAFATNAITTTNVGAVTDGTTSCQTNRGDNVWYSVVVPASGSITIETQGVTGSGLLDTILSVHSGTCGSLTSIACDDDNGVGNYSLVTLTGQTPGTTLYVSVWRYTGSAGGTSTTGQFMVSAYDASLLATNEVNNSKNAIKAYPNPFSDVLNISDVADVKNILVTDISGRLVKTISNPASALHLGDLKQGMYLVTLEMKDGSKQTIKTIKK
- a CDS encoding GEVED domain-containing protein, encoding MKKFLLACMVALGMGASAQISYTYGWDTTGMGSWTTSGSGSFSNSATTPCNGAGSARANNYYAGSSYLVSPALTGTNGGDLTVGFSYKVTQFSSNTTGATSADFGLINLQWSTSSSGPWTTAYTIDSNSHVVSASCATKSAVISGVPSSGDVYLRFEAKSALSTSDNYVYFDDVTVSQGAAPTCLPPTNPVASNITLTTADVSWTAPTSVPGSGYEYYLSTSSTNPTAATPATGTSASTTKSLGSLAQNTVYYIWVRSVCTTVDKSAWSQAGSFVTGYCVPTGGSSSTSYYLKTISTTGALSNLMYTANSYSAYVNNSSTILSSFPGGSFNYSLANSTSSTCYFYIWVDWNNDLDFNDAGEEVLATTTYAATNTGTMTIPAGQALGSYRVRVGESESGAVTNCGPAPYGNYVDFTLNVVAPPSCVAPTAVTVSNATTTQAEASWMAPATVPANGYELYYSTSATAPTATTTPSYTNITGTSKVMTALAPSTSYYVWVRSKCSGTDQSAWAGPYLFSTAVTNDNCSTPVALTVGSTFDSNAITGTNSGSTTDETPLSCQTNANNNVWYSVVVPASGNLTIETKGVAGSGYSDSVINAFTGSCGALTGAGCDDDNGDANFSKLVLTGLTPGSTLLISVWRWSNSSVVDGQFQVSAYDASILATNEVKDSKNNIKVYPNPFSDILNISDAANVKNVLVTDFSGRMVKTIPNPGSALQLGELKQGMYLVTLEMKDGSRQTIKTIKK